Proteins from one Fragaria vesca subsp. vesca linkage group LG6, FraVesHawaii_1.0, whole genome shotgun sequence genomic window:
- the LOC101298341 gene encoding neuferricin-like produces the protein MAAKIITSPFVGIAAFVTFLAFFAFYYNPLSNKQRLFTVEELALYNGTDQSLPIFLGILGSVFDVTKGKSHYGEGGGYNHFSGRDASRAFVSGNFTGDGLTDSLSGLSSQQVKSIVEWRDFYFRSYTFVGKLVGRYYDTKGNPTKYLKGVEAKAARGAQLLKKQEIEEAKQPSCNSRWSQDEGGEVWCDVGVPRLVQRPLEIALTGKMSKRCACFKEDQLDQSGLEVYKGCDFLAKTCPV, from the exons ATGGCGGCAAAGATTATAACATCTCCGTTTGTAGGAATTGCCGCTTTTGTCACCTTCCTGGCCTTCTTCGCCTTTTACTATAACCCACTCTCTAATAAACAG AGATTGTTCACTGTTGAAGAATTGGCTTTGTACAATGGGACTGATCAAAGTTTGCCAATCTTCTTAGGAATCCTCGG ATCGGTTTTCGATGTTACCAAAGGGAAGTCTCATTATGGTGAGGGTGGGGGCTATAATCATTTTTCTGGAAG AGATGCCTCGCGAGCATTTGTTTCTGGAAACTTTACAG GAGATGGGCTAACAGACTCGCTAAGTGGTTTATCCAGCCAACAG GTGAAGAGTATTGTTGAATGGAGGGATTTCTACTTTCGAAGTTACAC ATTTGTTGGCAAGCTAGTAGGTCGGTACTATGATACCAAAGGAAACCCTACGAAGTATTTGAAGGGAGTTGAAGCAAAGGCCGCGAGAGGAGCACAGCTATTGAAGAAACAGGAGATTGAAGAAGCCAAGCAACCCAGTTGCAATTCAAGGTGGAGTCAGGATGAGGGTGGAGAG GTTTGGTGTGACGTAGGCGTCCCACGATTAGTTCAGAGGCCACTAGAAATTGCTTTGACTGGGAAAATGAGCAAGCGATGTGCTTGCTTTAAAGAAGATCAACTGGACCAATCAGGGTTGGAAGTCTACAAAGGATGTGATTTTCTTGCCAAGACCTGCCCAGTCTAG